The region TCTATTCCAAGTAACAGACATGTtttcagagagaagaggaaaaaaacagtcacgGATAAACTTTAAGTAATAAATGCATAAGAGGAACATCATGGCAAACTGGCTTTTTGGCCATTACAGTACCATTGTATATGGCTGCTTTGTATTTAATCTCTTGACATCTGGACTTAAGGTGAGGCCCTGCAGGCCAGAGAAAGATCTCATAACTCCTGGAGGCCTTGGAGACCTTGGAGGCCTTCTCTGTGTTCATGATCACGGGAGTGTAACAGTACACTGTACCCCTTCCAAAGAATACAGGATTTCACTGTGTCAAGTGGAaaatttatacatttttcacaCTATTACTTTCCTACTTAAACATATTTTGGTGCTGCTACCCAGATTGTCCTGAGAGGTTAAAGTCAAGGATCTCCAGGGTGATTTTTCACAAAGCTGGATTTCACTTTTAACAACTTAACCTActattaaacattttataattctagaataaaataattttattacACGTGTCTTTGACTAACTTTGCAAAACTTACTCCATGAAATCCTCCTTTAAACATCTTTAGTGCTTCACAGTGATGCACAATCAGCACAGGTCTACGATGACTGGACTGATCTCTAACCGAGAGTGGACAGTCTGTCCAGCATGGTCCCTTCTTTATTTGTGCTTCTCTCCCTCATCGTAGACTTTCCTAAGGCTCGAGTCCAGCAGGAAATCTACCGACCTAtagggcagagagagagtggaaaaaTGGTGATGACACGTAAATGGTGCATGAAACATTTCTGTTCTCTTTGGCTGCACTTGAAATGTATTTAGCCAAAACactgttttaaatcattttaatacaGACATCTTCTTGTATGAGCAGCCTAACCCTTAAAATTACAGCTTACATAATGAGCAACTTATATAATCCATGTACAGTATACAGGTACGTATAGAAACACAGATGCAAATACAACTTGTGCCAACCTGTCTATAGGAGTAATGATGAATGGGATGGTGGAGAGGCCGATAGCTGTAGTGGTCCACTTGCGGACAGGCAGAGGCCACTTGGTGGTTCTGCCCAGCAGATAGAGTGACGCGGCGCACACGCGGTTAATGGTGAAGCCCGGGATGATGACAGAGGCGAGGGCCTGCCACACAAACGTGTCCACCACTGCTACAGCTACCCGGGTCGTCTTCCCTGGGTTGTCCCCATGGGCCTTCAGGAACCAGATGGAGGATAAGAAATAATACCCAAAAAAGCAGAGTATgcataattttcattttatgagcATATATAATATCAGTAACTGACAACCCAATGCTATAGAGGGGCACTTCTGAAAGATCAAGTGAGCTCCTTCACAAGGTTCATGCATTTATAACAAATGCTAAAGTGATCTATTACAGAGAGGAGCACTACCATTTATCCTTGACTGACTAACACCAAGGCTCACAGGTATACCATAGCTATGCTTACAAAATTAAAGCCTGAATTCAGATTGTTTAAAGACGAATCCAACTATTTTCTGCAAAATGAAAAGTAGTggaaatacaaaacaatatataatatacaataATTTAATACTAATTTGGAAAACAGCTTCTGCTTTCTTACTTGTTTACTTCAGGACCCGATAATCAAAATAGCTgtcaattaatttatttataaccCCCCTTGATTATATACTTATGAAAATATGACCATATGGTTAATATGCGTAATGAAGATAACACAAACTAATTGTGACATCTTACCACCGCTGCCTTCTTCCCTTTGTCCACAGCATCAGCAGTGACATAAGCAGTGGCCACAGCATAGCTGCCCCATACCAAACTCACTGGCACCAGTGCACGAAAAGCCTCCCCAACCTCATTGGCGTAGCCTGTGggcacacatatacaaacatgaAGATAAGACTTTAACTTAGACTCCTCTAAATGAATTACAACCTTATTTAGCCACCCTGCTAATAGGTGATAAGACTTGTGTGCTAGACATGCAGGGTCATAACATTTTTTGATGTGAAATTAAACTGACTGTATTTTTAGAATTAGTTTCCAGTACAAATATACTGAAACATAAAAGAGGCTGTAAATGATTCTAGTTCTTTTCGTATGCTTTTATTCTTGTAAGTCCTACTTTGTTcgaagacttttattttgaatgtactTCCGGTTTAACGTTGTTTTTACCGACCTACGGACACTCATACACTTCGGTAATTTTAGCTCCTTGGCTGGATATGGGAACAAggtaattttattttgcaatgttgtattattttgttcGTACTCATAAATGTAACGGTGAGAGaatgtttgtgtaattttgttgtaaatgttACGCCGAACGTTAGTTTTCGTCTCAAGCTAGCTTTAGCATTTTTTCGGCGCATCTCTGCTAAGTAGTTTACGTTAACGGTTTTGAAATTAGggtttatttgtattattaatgtagcgtattattatttttgtgcttggttgtgtttgtaagagcttttttgttattgtctgtcTTTTAGCTCTTACGGTgttcacagaggagaaggaaagggaaaaaggaaaggaatttatttttgttcgATACTAACGGCTAAATTGTGAACCTCAATAAAAATCCTCTGAAGCATCTGTACACGAAACCATTGTCTGGCCGGGGTTTGCTACAGTAAGAGCTTGACCCTCATCGATCTGACGACGTGCTGCCTGGATAACGGACCATAACGGAGGGCCTCCACGGCGCGCCTATTGCTCCCGCTACATCGCCGCTTGCTACACGGAGGACTTCGTCAAGCCGCGGTTCCCGGGCCTGCGCAGGATCCGTCTTTAACGATTCAGCAGCAGTCTTCTCGATTCGGTGCAATGGTCAAGTACAGACTCCTTCACTAACACTGCTAGAGAACTGTGAGTATTACAGCTCCACTACTACACGGTCTGAGAGTGATATACGAACAGTTTCTGAGACTGATCCAGTGACCTACTCACCTGCCTAGCAACAGCAAAGGGAGAAACTGTCATGAACACTAActgacatttcacatgataaatGGACTCTATAACCGAgagtattttttcattttgaggaCTCTGCATttgaacactaaaaaaaaaaaaaaaaaaaaaaaaaaaaaaattgtgattatTGTGGTGTTTCATGGACATTTATAGTTACTAGACTTGCGTTTATTCTGTACtaatatttcaacatttcataTTACCTGGAGTTCTCATTTAAGGTACTTTAAAGAACATTGTCCTTTGAAGGTTCTGTTCTACAGCTGAGTGACTAGGGTTAAAAGCTTCTCCACTAGTCATTTACATGAACGCTCTAATGctatatgtttatactgttaatTGCTAAGTTTGACTATCTGCTAAAGAGTTTTCTTCTAACTTTGAAGTTTAGAAAATTTTGTTGACAATGTCAGAGTTAGGCAGTGTGAGAGAGTCAGGTGATCTAATAACTGAACATGAACTACAAAGTATGACAGATGTCCAAGGCAAGCTTCAAAGGGACACTGTTCCACCTGAATATGTCAGGCGCTCTGAGCGCACTCGCAACCCCACAGAGAAGATGCGTGCTCTCCAACACGAAGAGGccaagaaaagggaaaaaaggctGCTCTCCATGtatgaaaaatggaaattgcAAGTCCGCGAAGCAAGAAATCAGCTGAGATCCTATATGCCTGATACTGAACTCTGGCCTCTTGTAGAAGATCTTAAGAAGAGTAAGGACGATATAATGAATGTATATAGTGAAATTCGAGACCTCATCACATCCTCCACCGACATACGAAGGCGAGTGGACACATGTGAATCAGTAACCAAAGAAATTGTAAGCATTGCTTACAGCAGAGCTATAGATGAAGAAGACGAGTTCGATGAAGCTCAGGAGAGAAGCCGCCTGCATGAGCTGCTCCATCGTGATCATGCAAGGTCTGTTTATGgatctgcagcttctctgacaAATCACAGCATGTCTGATCATCAGTCCATGGCTTCGTCAATAGCAGCTAGGCGTGCAGACGCTGCAGCCGAACTAGCAGCAAAGGAGGTGAATTATGAGATGATGCtaaaggaagagagacaaaTGGAATCAATACGGGAATTAGAGGAACAACAAAGGAAAGCTTTAGAGGCACAGAAGCGTGAGTTGGAGcgactgagagcagagaaagaagtgCGAGCAGCTCAAGTTAAGTTAAAGGTTTACAATAAGGAAACGGAACAGGAAGTTGCAAACTATATTAACTGTGGAAACAAGGAAGAAGTCAACAACATCTCTACAACCTCAGTCCCTCAGTCTCCTGCTGCGACCCTCCCTCATGCAGATATCTCCTCTTTAGCTCAGGTCTTCCAAGACAACATAGCCTTAAATAGGCTCCCTGTTCCAGAACCATTCGTCTTCAGTGGTGATCCCATACGGTTCTTCGAATGGAAAGCAGCATTCACCTCACTCATCGACCAAAGACCGATCACTCCTGCTGAGAAACTCTACTATCTGAAGAAATATGTTGGTGGCCCAGCACGCCAGATTCTTGATGGTACGTTCTACAGGAATGATAATGATGCTTATCAAGATGCCTGGAACAAGCTGAACCGTCGGTTTGGGCAGCCATTTGCTATTCAAAGAGCATTCAGGGAAAAGCTCGCCAGCTGGCCAAGAATTCATTCAAAGGATGCTGAAGGTCTTAGAAACTTCTCAGATTTCCTGAATGCCTGCCAAGATGCTATGCCTCATGTTAAAGGTTTGGAGATACTAAACGACTGTGAAGAGAATCAAAAGTTGATTCATAAACTTCCAGATTGGGCAGCATCACGTTGGAACCGACAAGTGACACAAAGTCTGAACCAGAATCAAGAGTTCCCAAGTTTCAAAGACTTTGCCTTATTCCTGTCAACTGAAGCTGAGATTGCCTGCAATCCAATCACGTCCTTTCATGCTCTCCATTCAACAGACTCTACCTCTGAGAAGAAAGGTCTCAGGGACGCAAGGAGAAACAGGGCCAGTGTCCTTGCCACTCAAATGGTTACAGATGGGGAGAAACAAGGATCAGATCAAAGAAAGGTGAAGGCTCCATGCACTCTTTGTCAAGATAATAGACACCAGCTTCACGCATGTCCCAAGTTTATGAAGATGTCTTTGGCTGAGCGACGTAACTATGTGAAGGACAAAAAACTCTGCTACGGATGCCTAAAACATGGCCACAGTGCTAAGGACTGTCGTCACCGTCACTTCTGTGAGACCTGCAAGGGAAAACATCCTACTGCACTCCATGATGATGACTACGGGAAGGAAAAATCTTCTCCAGTGACGGGGACAAATCAAGGTGTTACTGCAACATCACTCAGTGTCGCAGGTGAAGGCTCATCCTACACATCCATGGTGTTGCCAGTGTGGGTGTCATCTAAGAATGATCCAACTACTGAGAAACTTGTCTACGCTCTCCTCGATACCCAAAGTGACACTACATTCGTTGACCAAGAAGTGAGTGACAGTCTAAATGCTAGCAAGTATCCTGTGAAGCTAAAGTTGACAACCATGAGCGGAAAAGACACAGTTATCACAAGTGAGAGTGTTTCTGGTCTTCGTGTAAGAGGATACAGTTCAACCATTCAAGTTGATCTACCAGTCACCTACACAAAGAACTGCATACCTGTCAACCGTGCTCACATTCCTACATGTGAGACAGCTAAACAGTGGAGTCATCTTGTGGAGATAGCTGATGAGATCCAACCACTAAAGAACTGCGAAGTGGGCCTCCTGATCGGCTACAACTGCTCTAGAGCCATGGCACCAAGGCAGGTCATTCtaggaggagaggatgaaccATACGCAGTGCGCACAGACTTGGGTTGGAGTATTGTGGGGCGCTCATCACAAGGCCATGATTCTCCAAGTACAAGTCACTTGTGTCACAGGACTTCTGTTAAAGAGCTCCCTCCATCAACCCCCGCTGATGCTATTCGTATTCTGGAATCTGACTTTAAGGATGGCTGTGTCGACGCCAAAACTGTGTCCCAGGATGACATCACCTTCCTCGACAAGTTGCAAAAGGGCATAAGGAAAAACATACAGGGGCACTACGAAATGCCTCTGCCCTTTAAAGACAGACCCAGCTTGCCTGACAATAAAAGCTCTGCTGAAATACGCCTGAATCACCTCAAAAGGAAACTGCAAAGGGATGAAAGGTACAAAAGGCAGTATGTTGAGACCATGGAAGAGGTCATTGAAAGGGGCGATGCAGAGCAGATCGAGGATGGTGGGAGTGAAGGGGAGAGATGGTACATTCCTCATCATGGTGTTCGTCATGCCAAGAAGCCAGATAAACTTCGTGTAGTATTTGACTGTTCAGCCAGATACAAAGGAACCAGCTTAAACGATCACCTTCTCTCTGGTCCTGACATGCTGAACAACTTGTGCGGAGTTCTCATCCGCTTTCGACAGCACCCTGTCGCTTTGATGTGTGACATTGAAAAAATGTTCCATCAGTTTCATGTGGATGAAGCAGATCGCAACTACCTGCGCTTTCTTTGGTGGAAGAAAGGAGACTTCACTGCCCAGCCTAGTGAGTTCCGCATGAAAGTACATCTCTTCGGCGCAGCCTCCTCTCCTGGATGTGCAAGTTACGGGCTTAAGCATCTAGCAAAGGAAAATTGTCACATCTACCCACAAGGCTCACAGTTTGTCATGAGGGACTTTTATGTAGATGATGGAGTCACAAGCGTCCAAAGCACTGAAGATGCTATTCAGCTTGCCAGAGAAGCACGTGAACTCTGTGCCATGGGTGGTCTCCGACTCCACAAGTTTATGTCAAATGACAGGAAGGTTTTAGAGAGCATACCACCATCCGAACGAGCAACCAATGTAAGCAACATCGACCTCTCATTTGAAGATCTGCCACTTGAGAGAGCTCTTGGACTTAAATGGGATGTTGAATCTGACCACTTTCAGATTAATGTCAACCTCAAGGATCAGCCTGCAACGCGGCGTGGCGTTCTGTCTACAGTGGCTTCCCTGTATGATCCCCTTGGGTTTGTAGCACCAGTTCTCCTCAAAGCAAAGGTCATCCTTCAGGAGACATGTAGGCGTGGTACGGACTGGGATGACCCTCTGTCAGACGAACTTCGTCCAAAATGGGAAAGGTGGAGAAGGGATCTAGCCCACTTGGATAAGGTCACTATATCTCGCACTTACGCACCTGCTGGCTTTGGCAAGGTCTTGAAGATGGAGCTGCATCATTTCTCAGATGCAAGTTTGAAAGGTTATGGCCAGTGTTCATACCTGAGACTGCAAAACGAAGAAGGAGATGTTCACTGTGTCCTAATCATAGGGAAATCACGTGTCTCACCAACAAAGGTCACAACTATTCCAAGACTGGAATTGACAGCGGCAGTTGTCTCAGTGAAGATGAGCAACTTGCTCAAGGAGGAACTTGGATTCACTGATGCTGAGGAGTTTTTCTGGACTGACTCCAAAGTGGTCTTAGGTTACATAAGAAATGAAGCACGGCGATTCCACACCTTTGTAGCCAACCGGGTTCAGAAAATTCATCTCAGTTCACTGCCTCAACAATGGAGATATGTTCCAACCAACGAGAATCCTGCTGACCACGCTTCTCGGGGTTTGACTCCCAGTGAGCTTCTCTCATCAACTTGGTTCACTGGACCCGAGTTCTTATGGAACAAGGAGATCACGCTGTCAGCAGAGGAAGTTCCAGAGCTGACTATTGGAGATCCAGAAATCAGACATGCTGCGGTGCTTAGCACAAGAACCACGGAACAAGTAAGCCTCGTTGATCGCTTGTCCAAGCTCTCATCTTGGTCACTGGCTACTCGAGCTGTAGCGCGCCTTCTAAGACGCATCAGCAAGAACAAATCAAATGACCTCACCACAGTGACAGAACGAGAAGAAGCAGAACATCACATAATCAAAGATCTGCAGAAAAGTGCATATCAAGAGGAGCTACATCTGCTCAGCAAAGGGAGTTCTCTAACATCTCGCAGCGAACTGTACTCTCTTGATGCTTTCCTTGACGAAGACGGTGTCCTTCGGGTAGGAGGGAGACTTCGCCATTCTTCTCTCCCAGAATCAATCAAACATCCTGCCATCATACCTAAAGGTCATCACATCACAAGGATGATCATCGCTCATTACCATGAAAGGACAAAACATCAAGGTAAAGGTCTCACCATCAATGAAATCAGGTCCAACGGCTACTGGATTCCAGGAATTAACCGGGCAGTGGCATCCTACATTCATCAGTGTGTCACCTGCAGGCGGCAACGGAAACCAACTGAAGAGCAAAGGATGGCTGATCTACCTCCTGAACGTGTAGAACCATCCCCTCCTTTCACTCACTGTGGTATGGATTGTTTTGGTCCGTTCATCACCAAGCAAGGAAGAAAGGAGAACAAGAGGTACGGTCTTCTCTTCACTTGCCTCAGCTCCCGTGCTATTCATCTGGAAATGCTTGAAGACATGTCAACGGACTCTCTCATAAATGGCCTTCGATGTTTCATCTCCATACGTGGCTCTGTACGTCAGATCAAATCTGACCAAGGCAGCAACTTTGTTGGAGCCAAAAATGAACTCAAAGGGGCTCTAAAGGAACTTGATGCAGACCGGCTGACTGCATTTCTTGCTGAGAAGCAATGTGACTTTAGCATGAATGCACCTTACTCAAGCCACGTTGGAGGAGTGTGGGAAAGGCAAATAAGAACAGTGAGAGGCATCCTGAGGTCCACACTCGCCCTTTCCCCTGGTAGGCTAAATGATGCTTCACTACGTGCGTTCTTCTATGAAGCCATGGCGATTGTTAATGGTCGGCCACTGACTGTTGAGAACCTTAGTGATCCCCATAGTCTCGAGCCACTCACCCCTAATCACCTTTTGACTCTGAAATCCAGCAAGGTCTTACCTCCTCCAGGTGTATTCGTTAAGGAGGACATGTATGGCAAGAAAAGATGGCGTCATGTTCAGTACCTGGCAGAACAGTTCTGGAGTCGATGGCGAAAGGAATACCTTGCCAACATTACTCTCAGACAGCGGTGGCATAAGCCGAGAAGAAATCTGCAAGTAGGAGATATTGTGATCCTGAAGGCAGAAGATGCTCACCGAAATGAATGGAGGCTTGGTAGAGTTTCACAAGCTGTGGCTGGCAAGGATGGACTAGTAAGGAGAGTCAAAGTCTGCCTTGGTGACAAGCAGCTCGGCAAGAAGGGAGAACGTCTTAGCAAACTGTCAGAAGTTGAACGTCCAGTCCAGAAGTTAGTCTTGCTGCTGGAAAGTGACTAAATGTGCTAATTCTCCCTTTAGTTTATGATGCTCTCCCTCTATAGATCGTAAGCTTATGTAGTACATGGTTCATTTATTCCTTTATGGTGCATGAAAAGGGAATCATTTCAGTTAAAAATCATTCGTGCCTAATGTAAATTGTATACTGTTCCATTATTCACTCATGATTGGTGGGAGTGTAAATGATTCTAGTTCTTTTCGTATGCTTTTATTCTTGTAAGTCCTACTTTGTTcgaagacttttattttgaatgtactTCCGGTTTAACGTTGTTTTTACCGACCTACGGACACTCATACACTTCGGTAATTTTAGCTCCTTGGCTGGATATGGGAACAAggtaattttattttgcaatgttgtattattttgttcGTACTCATAAATGTAACGGTGAGAGaatgtttgtgtaattttgttgtaaatgttACGCCGAACGTTAGTTTTCGTCTCAAGCTAGCTTTAGCATTTTTTCGGCGCATCTCTGCTAAGTAGTTTACGTTAACGGTTTTGAAATTAGggtttatttgtattattaatgtagcgtattattatttttgtgcttggttgtgtttgtaagagcttttttgttattgtctgtcTTTTAGCTCTTACGGTgttcacagaggagaaggaaagggaaaaaggaaaggaatttatttttgttcgATACTAACGGCTAAATTGTGAACCTCAATAAAAATCCTCTGAAGCATCTGTACACGAAACCATTGTCTGGCCGGGGTTTGCTACAGAGGCCAATAAAACCCCAGCTTAATCTCTGACATTGTCCTTTGTAAAATTATGCAATATCCATCCCACGAGAGTGGAATGACTTAAATGTCCTTGATATCTTATTAAGAAGTCACCTGTGCCATACGCCACAGAACATGTAAATCACTGGTAAAATTAACTCCAGTCACACAGGGAGCATTATCTGTGGTTCAATgacaacagaagcagcagagcgTGGTGGAGTcaaattctgctgctgctgtgtgtctctctgttacTGGCACTGCTGGCAAAACAGAGGCTACTATGCAAACACTGCACTTTTCCCTGCTACCTGTGATGGAGAAAATACCTATGTTACAAGCAATAATATCACAGCCAATGAAACACAGCTTGGTGACAATTTATTATATCCCAATAATGTTATCTGGCTAAATAAATACAAGACATCACTGGAAGTCAGTGTAGATCACACTTCTCAGTTCTGAATTTGACTTTGATGATAAACAGGTCACATACATTAGTCTTTACTCTCCCCTTCAGGCAATCAAATCGAGATTTCCTAAATAAACTGATCAGATTCAAATCCAGATTCCTAGGTACATTTGATTAATCCACATAACTATTTAGTGGATTATGAAACTCTGACTACCCGAAGTTCCTCCATTTGGTATTTATAAGAAATATATAAAGActtaataaatggtttataacatactataatgtagttgtaaaaagatgtgagtgtttattaatgttcaTATCCCTAAATGCTGTTATTTACTGAAAAGCAGGCAAAGGATTCAATACTTCAACAGTGAAATGAACACAGTAAAGTTAACTACTAGATCTGGCGCTGCAGAAGCCCTTGTGAGTACAAGGTGATAAGAGCTCCATTTGTATAATCAAGCATGATAGCAAAGGGAGCCTAGATAAGATTATGTTCCAGCAGGGCATTcagttaataataaaatatgccTTGCCACGGAATAATACACCGTTGCTAGTGAGCAGATTACCCTTTGCGATTCACTATTTACCCTGTGCCTGGTGAGGCATGAaggtgtgtcacagtgtgtgtgttcacaagaTGTT is a window of Toxotes jaculatrix isolate fToxJac2 chromosome 16, fToxJac2.pri, whole genome shotgun sequence DNA encoding:
- the mtfp1 gene encoding mitochondrial fission process protein 1 — its product is MKGNMDHTEVKPSKEVDIYRDTWVRFLGYANEVGEAFRALVPVSLVWGSYAVATAYVTADAVDKGKKAAVAHGDNPGKTTRVAVAVVDTFVWQALASVIIPGFTINRVCAASLYLLGRTTKWPLPVRKWTTTAIGLSTIPFIITPIDRSVDFLLDSSLRKVYDEGEKHK